One stretch of Gemmatimonadota bacterium DNA includes these proteins:
- a CDS encoding GNAT family N-acetyltransferase produces the protein MRIAVLYDDVRSRLGSTADERGVLEAVDSVQQALAELTHTSVTIAAGARTMEWAARLAQDSVQLVFNLCEAVGGTSVLEAPAAGVLELLGLPFTGSSAETLALARRKDRVNALLERAGLPVPAWRLVGPGEAVPPWRRYPAIVKPAGEDASLGISQESVVRDAAELAAALERAWQYGAAVVQEFLSGREFNVGLVDDEVLPVAEILFEGMPPGHWPLLCYRAKWDTGSAEDRGSVPQCPAQLDRRTREEAIRLARAAWRMIEGQGYGRVDLRTDSAGRLHVLEVNPNPDLSPTAGLTRMAGARGWSYAELISRVVQAAQRDHPEAGVQRRREALTALRALPSAASPARRSAEGTPGAGVAVSRDGKGAGWSGGGNGRARAGAGGAVDDVAPPIQIEPLRPGDRTAVTEILSQSGFFRDQEIDIALEVLDSFFNHPGQDYTALGAFTPGGDLLGYVCYGPTPGTAGTWDLYWIAVAPAVQHAGVGTLLLQEVERRLAREDARLVLIETSSQPLYQPTRAFYARRGYREVARVPDFYAEGDDRVIYARRLQPSLSGKRNHGNVATDPAAEPYHRRRAR, from the coding sequence GTGAGGATCGCGGTCCTCTATGACGACGTGCGCTCGCGCCTCGGCTCAACTGCGGACGAGCGGGGCGTGCTGGAAGCGGTGGATAGTGTGCAGCAGGCGCTGGCCGAGCTGACTCATACCAGTGTGACGATTGCCGCGGGGGCGCGGACCATGGAGTGGGCGGCGCGGCTGGCGCAGGACTCGGTCCAACTGGTTTTCAACCTGTGCGAGGCGGTGGGCGGAACGAGCGTGCTGGAAGCGCCCGCGGCTGGTGTCCTCGAGCTGCTGGGGTTGCCCTTCACGGGGAGCAGCGCCGAGACGCTGGCGCTGGCCCGGCGCAAGGACCGGGTGAATGCGTTGCTGGAAAGGGCGGGGCTTCCCGTGCCCGCGTGGAGGCTGGTGGGCCCGGGCGAGGCTGTCCCGCCCTGGCGGCGCTATCCGGCCATTGTGAAGCCGGCGGGGGAGGACGCCTCCCTTGGCATATCGCAGGAGTCCGTGGTTCGGGACGCGGCCGAGCTGGCAGCGGCACTCGAGCGCGCCTGGCAATACGGCGCAGCGGTGGTTCAGGAGTTCCTGAGCGGCCGCGAGTTCAACGTGGGCCTGGTGGACGACGAGGTGTTGCCGGTGGCCGAGATCCTCTTCGAGGGCATGCCACCCGGCCACTGGCCGCTGCTCTGCTATCGCGCGAAGTGGGACACGGGCTCGGCGGAAGACCGCGGCTCCGTGCCACAGTGCCCGGCGCAGCTCGACCGGCGCACGCGGGAGGAAGCGATCCGGCTGGCACGGGCTGCCTGGCGCATGATCGAGGGCCAGGGCTACGGCCGAGTCGATCTGCGCACCGACAGTGCCGGCCGGCTGCACGTGCTGGAAGTCAATCCGAACCCCGATCTCTCGCCCACTGCGGGCCTGACGCGCATGGCCGGCGCCCGCGGCTGGAGCTATGCCGAGCTGATCAGCCGCGTGGTACAGGCCGCGCAACGGGACCACCCCGAGGCCGGCGTGCAACGGCGCCGCGAGGCGCTGACAGCGCTGCGCGCACTGCCTTCGGCGGCGTCGCCCGCGCGACGCAGTGCCGAGGGCACGCCCGGCGCTGGTGTGGCCGTGTCGCGGGACGGAAAGGGCGCGGGCTGGAGCGGCGGCGGCAACGGTCGGGCTAGGGCGGGAGCCGGGGGCGCGGTCGACGACGTCGCACCCCCAATCCAGATCGAGCCGCTCCGGCCGGGTGACCGCACTGCGGTCACGGAGATCCTCAGCCAGAGCGGTTTCTTCCGCGACCAGGAAATCGACATCGCATTGGAAGTTCTGGATTCGTTCTTCAATCACCCCGGACAGGACTATACCGCCCTGGGCGCCTTCACCCCTGGCGGCGACCTGCTCGGCTACGTCTGCTACGGCCCCACGCCTGGCACGGCCGGCACCTGGGATCTGTACTGGATCGCCGTTGCGCCGGCAGTGCAACACGCGGGGGTCGGGACCCTGCTGCTCCAGGAGGTGGAACGAAGGCTTGCCCGCGAGGATGCTCGGCTCGTGCTCATCGAGACCTCATCCCAGCCGCTCTATCAGCCCACGCGTGCCTTTTACGCGCGGCGCGGCTACCGCGAGGTCGCACGAGTCCCGGATTTCTATGCAGAAGGCGATGATCGGGTGATCTACGCCAGGCGACTGCAACCCTCACTATCGGGCAAGCGCAACCATGGAAACGTGGCAACAGATCCTGCAGCAGAGCCTTACCACCGTCGACGAGCTCGTTGA
- a CDS encoding KamA family radical SAM protein has protein sequence METWQQILQQSLTTVDELVERFGAENIDREAVQKAIDKFNLRITPAVLDSIRDPGDPFWRQYVPTAEELVVEDGIVDSLDEDADSPVPNLTHRYPDRVLFLVSPVCASYCRFCTRRRKVGDPEKIPLNQFDSAFAYLRAHTEVRDIIMSGGDPFMLSDRRIEYFLKTLREIPHLEILRIHTRMPSHLPQRITPQLCEVIRKYHPVYINVHFNDPAELTPEATKALGMLADAGAPLGCQTVLLKGVNDDPAIMKELMHKLVKARVRPYYIYQADVVAGGEHFRTSIEKGLEIIRALRGWTSGLCVPHYVIDAPGGGGKIPLLPEYVESVTDEEIVMRNYAGEVYRYPLPRDGQARAKCSSERLDELVLLDV, from the coding sequence ATGGAAACGTGGCAACAGATCCTGCAGCAGAGCCTTACCACCGTCGACGAGCTCGTTGAGCGCTTCGGCGCAGAGAACATCGACCGGGAGGCGGTCCAGAAGGCGATCGACAAGTTCAATCTCCGCATCACGCCCGCCGTGCTCGACTCCATCCGCGACCCGGGCGACCCCTTCTGGCGGCAGTACGTGCCCACCGCGGAAGAACTGGTGGTCGAGGACGGCATCGTCGACTCGCTGGACGAGGACGCCGACTCTCCCGTACCCAACCTGACGCACCGCTACCCCGACCGCGTGCTGTTCCTGGTCTCGCCCGTGTGCGCCAGCTACTGCCGCTTCTGCACCCGACGTCGCAAGGTGGGCGACCCGGAGAAGATTCCGCTGAATCAGTTCGACTCGGCGTTCGCCTACCTGCGCGCGCACACCGAGGTGCGGGACATCATCATGTCGGGCGGCGACCCGTTCATGCTGTCGGACCGGCGGATCGAATACTTCCTGAAGACGCTGCGCGAGATCCCGCACCTCGAGATCCTCCGCATCCACACGCGCATGCCCAGTCACCTGCCGCAGCGCATCACGCCCCAGCTCTGCGAGGTGATCCGCAAGTACCACCCCGTCTACATCAATGTGCACTTCAACGATCCGGCCGAGCTGACGCCGGAGGCGACGAAGGCGCTGGGCATGCTGGCCGACGCGGGCGCGCCGCTGGGCTGCCAGACCGTGCTGCTCAAGGGCGTGAACGACGACCCCGCCATCATGAAGGAGCTGATGCATAAGCTGGTGAAGGCGCGGGTGCGACCCTACTACATCTACCAGGCGGACGTGGTCGCCGGCGGCGAGCACTTCCGCACCAGCATCGAGAAGGGGCTCGAAATCATCCGCGCGCTGCGAGGCTGGACCAGCGGGCTGTGCGTCCCCCACTACGTGATCGACGCGCCGGGCGGCGGCGGCAAGATCCCGCTGCTGCCGGAGTACGTCGAGTCCGTGACGGACGAGGAGATCGTGATGCGCAACTACGCGGGCGAGGTGTACCGCTACCCGTTGCCGAGAGACGGGCAGGCCCGGGCGAAGTGCAGCTCGGAGCGCCTGGACGAACTGGTGCTGCTGGACGTGTAG
- a CDS encoding glycosyltransferase yields MQKFDTALREYVLQKIAEIGQADIVVGLPTHNNEETVVGVMTNVYRGLEMYYPQHRAVVYVSDGGSLDYTRELAQKMKSAAVPKIVAIYRGVGGKGTSLRAVFQAAERLGAKAVAVVDADLRSITPEWMPALLGPVLSEGYDFVSPYYLRDKYDATITNHVAYSFTRALYGKRVRQPIGGDFGFSRRMVEYITHQEVWESDVARFGIDIWLTTLAICEGFKVCEARLGVKVHDPKDPALALGPMFRHVVGSMFALMARYEAVWQRVRGSQAVPLLGSLDTLKPEPVSVSLERLWANFQSGFEHFRSLWSEVLTPESYAAVQALAQRDLAAARLEYRDWARIVYDFAYTYSRWSRDRYKLVETMTPLYYGRVAAFVAETADMTTAEVEERVVERQAEVFEEEKIYLLERFAQWDAITPS; encoded by the coding sequence ATGCAGAAGTTCGATACCGCGTTGCGCGAATATGTGCTCCAGAAGATCGCCGAGATAGGCCAGGCGGACATCGTGGTTGGGCTGCCCACGCATAACAACGAGGAGACGGTGGTCGGCGTCATGACCAACGTATACCGCGGGCTGGAGATGTACTATCCCCAGCATCGTGCTGTGGTCTATGTCTCCGACGGCGGCTCCCTCGACTACACGCGTGAACTCGCCCAGAAGATGAAGTCGGCCGCCGTGCCCAAGATTGTCGCCATCTACCGCGGCGTGGGGGGCAAGGGGACTTCCTTGCGCGCGGTTTTCCAGGCGGCGGAACGTCTGGGCGCAAAGGCGGTGGCCGTCGTGGATGCGGACCTGCGCAGCATCACGCCCGAATGGATGCCGGCGCTCCTCGGGCCCGTGCTCTCCGAGGGCTACGACTTCGTCAGCCCCTACTACCTGCGCGACAAGTACGACGCCACCATCACGAACCATGTGGCCTACTCGTTTACCCGCGCCCTGTACGGCAAACGCGTGCGCCAGCCCATTGGCGGGGATTTCGGCTTCTCGCGCCGGATGGTCGAATACATCACTCACCAGGAAGTATGGGAGAGCGACGTCGCCAGGTTCGGCATCGATATCTGGCTCACCACCCTGGCCATCTGCGAGGGCTTCAAGGTCTGCGAAGCGCGACTGGGCGTCAAAGTGCATGATCCCAAGGATCCGGCCCTGGCACTGGGCCCCATGTTCCGCCACGTAGTGGGCAGCATGTTCGCTCTCATGGCTCGCTACGAGGCGGTGTGGCAGCGGGTTCGGGGCAGTCAGGCGGTCCCGCTCCTGGGCAGCCTGGACACCCTGAAGCCGGAGCCGGTGTCCGTTTCGCTGGAGCGGCTGTGGGCGAACTTCCAGTCTGGTTTCGAGCACTTCCGCTCGCTCTGGAGCGAGGTGCTGACCCCGGAAAGCTATGCCGCCGTCCAGGCCCTGGCGCAGCGAGATCTCGCCGCAGCCCGGCTCGAATACCGCGACTGGGCGCGCATCGTCTACGACTTCGCCTACACCTACAGCCGCTGGTCCCGCGACCGCTATAAGCTGGTGGAGACCATGACCCCCCTTTACTACGGGCGGGTGGCGGCGTTCGTCGCGGAGACGGCGGACATGACCACGGCCGAGGTGGAGGAGCGCGTGGTGGAGCGGCAGGCGGAGGTCTTCGAGGAGGAAAAGATCTACCTGCTCGAGCGATTTGCACAGTGGGACGCGATCACGCCGTCGTGA
- a CDS encoding D-alanine--D-alanine ligase, with translation MNLRIGFAYNQKPAEDEEPPSGEPPSSGPDSRTAAPTDRYAEWDDPATIDAVESALRPMGEVIRLEADQDFPLKLRHARPDIVFNIAEGSNGPNRESHVPAMCEFYGVPYTGSDPLTLSLSLDKQRAKEVWLAQGVATPRFLVHPSGWAAGRGAAGWLNGLQLPVMVKPLHEGSSKGVPERAFCRTAEAAVMRAAEVLEEYGQPALVEEFLPGREFTCAVLGNGAAARALPLVELRFDALPAEAAPIYGYEAKWVWDTPQAPLEIFACPAALEAELAASIEATALAAYRALGCRDWARVDLRLDARGEPQVLEINPLPGILPDPAQNSCFPKAARAAGMDYNELICTVLRLALERYGMRS, from the coding sequence ATGAACCTGCGCATCGGCTTCGCCTACAATCAAAAGCCAGCGGAGGACGAAGAGCCTCCAAGCGGGGAGCCCCCCAGTAGCGGACCGGACTCCCGAACCGCTGCCCCCACCGACCGCTACGCGGAGTGGGACGACCCCGCCACCATTGACGCCGTCGAATCGGCACTCCGCCCGATGGGTGAGGTGATCCGGCTGGAGGCCGACCAGGACTTTCCTCTAAAGCTTCGCCACGCCCGCCCGGACATCGTCTTCAACATAGCCGAAGGGTCGAACGGCCCGAACCGGGAATCGCACGTCCCGGCGATGTGCGAGTTCTACGGTGTTCCCTATACGGGCAGCGACCCGCTGACCCTCTCCCTCTCGCTGGACAAGCAACGCGCCAAAGAGGTCTGGCTGGCGCAGGGGGTTGCGACGCCGCGCTTCCTGGTCCACCCCTCGGGATGGGCGGCGGGGCGCGGGGCGGCGGGGTGGCTGAACGGGCTGCAACTGCCCGTGATGGTGAAGCCGCTGCACGAGGGCTCGAGCAAGGGCGTACCTGAGCGCGCGTTCTGCCGCACCGCGGAGGCGGCAGTGATGCGAGCGGCCGAAGTCCTCGAGGAGTACGGGCAGCCCGCGCTGGTCGAGGAGTTCCTGCCCGGGCGTGAGTTCACGTGCGCGGTGCTGGGCAACGGAGCGGCAGCGCGTGCGCTGCCGCTGGTGGAGCTGCGCTTCGACGCGCTGCCGGCTGAGGCCGCCCCTATCTACGGCTACGAGGCGAAGTGGGTGTGGGACACGCCGCAGGCGCCGCTCGAGATCTTCGCTTGTCCGGCTGCCCTCGAGGCGGAGCTGGCCGCGAGCATCGAGGCCACGGCACTGGCCGCGTACCGCGCCCTGGGCTGCCGCGACTGGGCGCGTGTGGACCTGCGGCTGGACGCCCGCGGCGAGCCGCAGGTCCTGGAGATCAATCCGCTGCCGGGGATCCTGCCGGACCCGGCGCAGAACTCGTGCTTCCCGAAAGCTGCGCGCGCTGCGGGGATGGACTACAACGAGCTGATCTGCACGGTGCTCCGGCTGGCGCTCGAGCGCTACGGGATGCGCTCGTGA
- a CDS encoding sodium/solute symporter (Members of the Solute:Sodium Symporter (SSS), TC 2.A.21 as described in tcdb.org, catalyze solute:Na+ symport. Known solutes for members of the family include sugars, amino acids, nucleosides, inositols, vitamins, urea or anions, depending on the system.), which translates to MNLLDLALLGIYLATVLGASLIFARRQRSTDDYYVGGRRLASGWIALSILATQVSAISLLGGPAFVALQPQGGLVWLQYELAVPLAMLAALMVLVPVLRRARVVTVYEYVEARFGGGARMALALVFLLARGLATGVALYAVALPLALAFHIPLAAAMIGIGGFAILYTTIGGIKADVFSDALQLVVLVGVMIVLVAEAAAGLGGWRAALGALPAERAQVLVWSEHGLGDGQTFALWPMLIGGFFLYLSYYGVDQSQAQRYLSTGDVPAAQRALLWNGLFRFPVAALYCLLGLLLAGWLQARPEFAAAAALDRPDALVPRFVLDYAPAGVRGLFIAGLLAAAMSTLDSAYNSLSAVTLRDVLGWREQSAARLRAARALTLLWGVVCTAASFLFARSSRTVIETVNQVGSLFYGPILALFILGMLFRRPGGVAALGGLVAGLAANAALWRLAPGVSWMWWNAIGFGISLLAGLALGTLSRAVAVPAELLWTPTPAQWQRPPLRRDYAAWLLVLAFLGIMLVALLAPIAFRI; encoded by the coding sequence GTGAACCTGCTCGACCTCGCGCTCCTGGGCATCTACCTGGCCACCGTTCTCGGGGCGAGTCTGATCTTCGCGCGCCGCCAGCGCTCGACCGATGATTATTACGTCGGCGGCCGGCGCCTCGCCTCCGGCTGGATTGCCCTCTCCATCCTGGCCACTCAGGTCAGCGCCATCAGCCTGCTCGGCGGTCCCGCCTTCGTCGCCCTGCAGCCGCAGGGCGGGCTCGTCTGGTTGCAGTACGAATTGGCCGTGCCGCTGGCCATGCTGGCGGCGCTGATGGTGCTGGTTCCTGTGCTGCGCCGCGCCCGCGTGGTCACGGTCTACGAGTACGTGGAGGCGCGCTTCGGCGGCGGCGCGCGCATGGCGCTGGCCCTCGTGTTCCTCCTGGCCCGCGGCCTGGCCACCGGCGTAGCGCTCTACGCCGTGGCACTCCCCCTCGCCCTCGCCTTCCATATCCCGCTGGCGGCGGCCATGATCGGGATCGGCGGGTTCGCCATCCTCTATACCACCATCGGCGGCATCAAGGCGGACGTGTTCTCCGACGCACTGCAGCTCGTTGTGCTGGTGGGCGTGATGATCGTACTGGTGGCGGAAGCCGCGGCCGGCCTGGGCGGGTGGCGGGCGGCGCTGGGAGCCCTGCCGGCCGAGCGGGCTCAGGTGCTGGTCTGGAGTGAGCACGGCCTGGGCGATGGCCAGACCTTCGCCCTCTGGCCCATGCTCATCGGCGGATTCTTCCTCTATCTATCCTATTACGGAGTGGATCAGAGCCAGGCGCAACGCTACCTGTCCACCGGCGACGTGCCCGCGGCACAGCGCGCGCTGCTCTGGAACGGCCTGTTCCGCTTCCCCGTCGCAGCCCTCTACTGCTTGCTGGGCCTGCTGCTCGCCGGCTGGCTGCAGGCGCGTCCCGAGTTCGCCGCCGCCGCCGCGCTGGACCGGCCGGACGCGCTGGTGCCGCGATTCGTGCTGGATTACGCGCCGGCCGGCGTGCGGGGTCTCTTCATCGCCGGCCTGCTCGCCGCCGCCATGTCTACTCTCGACTCCGCATACAACTCCCTCTCCGCCGTGACCCTGCGCGATGTGCTCGGCTGGCGGGAACAGAGCGCCGCGCGCCTCCGGGCGGCTCGCGCGCTTACCCTGCTCTGGGGCGTTGTGTGCACCGCCGCATCCTTCCTCTTCGCACGCTCGAGCCGCACGGTGATCGAAACGGTCAACCAGGTGGGTTCGCTCTTCTACGGGCCTATCCTGGCCCTTTTCATTCTGGGGATGCTGTTCCGCCGGCCTGGCGGGGTGGCTGCCCTGGGCGGACTGGTGGCGGGGCTGGCGGCTAACGCGGCGCTCTGGCGGCTTGCCCCGGGCGTCTCCTGGATGTGGTGGAACGCCATCGGCTTCGGGATCAGCCTGCTCGCCGGCCTGGCGCTGGGCACCTTGAGCAGGGCCGTGGCCGTACCTGCGGAGCTGCTATGGACGCCAACGCCCGCCCAATGGCAGCGCCCTCCCCTTCGCCGGGACTACGCCGCCTGGCTGCTCGTGCTGGCCTTCCTGGGCATCATGCTCGTGGCGTTGCTCGCGCCGATCGCGTTCCGCATTTGA